In one Sphingobacterium daejeonense genomic region, the following are encoded:
- a CDS encoding 3-oxoacyl-ACP synthase yields the protein MYIASSRKDRMSYNKQEIIEILIEKSQNRINDINAAKETAQDAILNDTKSSMGDKYETSREMAQQELNRLQTQLQQAQADLDKLKTLNVKPTSIVSVGSIVITNQFDYFIAISVGPVKINDKSLMVISKESPIGSLLIGNKTGGKVTFNGKDLMIKNIL from the coding sequence ATGTATATTGCCAGTTCACGTAAAGATAGAATGAGTTATAATAAACAAGAAATAATAGAAATTTTAATAGAGAAATCTCAAAATCGAATAAACGATATTAATGCAGCAAAGGAAACTGCTCAGGATGCCATTCTCAATGATACCAAAAGCAGTATGGGGGATAAGTATGAAACTTCACGTGAAATGGCCCAGCAGGAATTAAATCGTTTACAAACTCAATTGCAACAAGCCCAAGCTGATCTCGACAAACTCAAAACACTGAATGTAAAACCTACCAGCATCGTTTCCGTTGGAAGTATTGTCATCACAAACCAATTCGACTATTTTATCGCTATCTCTGTAGGTCCAGTGAAAATAAACGATAAATCACTTATGGTGATATCAAAAGAATCGCCCATAGGAAGTTTATTAATAGGCAATAAAACAGGAGGGAAGGTAACATTCAATGGAAAGGATTTAATGATCAAAAATATCCTTTAA